The Paenibacillus dendritiformis region CTGAAGCGGGCCGCCGCAATGGCTTATGCGGACAGCTTCATTGAAGAACTGACCGACGGATACGATACGGAAGTGGGCGAGCGCGGCATGAAGCTGTCAGGCGGACAGCGCCAACGGATTGCCATCGCGCGGGCGCTGCTTCGCAATCCGCGCATCCTGATGCTGGATGAGGCGACGTCGAGCTTGGACAGCAAGTCCGAGATTGTCGTTCAGAAGGCGTTGAACAATCTGATGAAGGGACGGACGACGCTGGTCATTGCCCACCGGCTGTCCACTGTCGTTGACGCGGATCAGATTTTGTTCATCGACAAAGGCAAGCTGACAGGCTGCGGCACGCATGAACAACTGTTGGAGAGCCATTCCATGTACCGGGAGTTCGCAACGCAGCAGCTCAAAATTCAGGAGCAGCATGGGGCTTAAATTTCGATAACGACCTATCAACGAGAAAGGCGGTATTGTTCGAGATGGCAACCATTCTTGTCGTAGATGACGATCCTCATATTCGCGAATTTGTCACCGTATTATTGCAGAAGGAGGGCTTCCGGACGACGGAAGCCTCTGACGGCGTGGAGGCGCTCCGTCTTATGGAGTCGGACAGAGCCGATCTTGTCGTACTCGATATCATGATGCCGAATATGGATGGATGGGAACTATGCCGCGAGCTGAAGGCGCTGCATGATATTCCGCTGTTGATGCTGACTGCCAAGGGAGACACATCGCAGAAGGTGAAAGGCTTCAATCTGGGAACCGACGATTATTTGGTGAAGCCGTTCGAGCCGATGGAATTGGTCGTGCGGGTCAGGGCGCTGCTGAGAAGGTACCAGATTGCGGCATCGCAGATTGTTCATATCGGCCGGGTGGTGGTGAACCGCCAGACATTCGAGATCACCTCGGGAAGCGAGAAATTCACCTTACCGTTGAAGGAATTCGAGCTGCTCTTCAAGCTGGGCGGTGTTCCCGGCAGGACATGCTCCAGAGAGCAGCTAATTGAAGAAATATGGGGCTATGATTATGAGGGGAACGAGCGGACGCTGGACGTACACATTAACCGCCTGCGCGAGCGATTCTCCGCTAGCGAGCACGGCTTCCGGATCAAGACCATTCGCGGGCTTGGTTATCGGCTAGAGGTGCTCGAATGAGGCTGCCCGAACGATTGAAAAGGTTCAAGACAACGAAGACGTGGAGAAAGATTAAGTTCATAGGCAGCATTGTCGTCATCCTGTTGTTCATGTACGCGTCATGGTCGATTGCCTATCTCATCAATCCGATACTGCTAAGGTGGTTCGGATGGGAATTGACGGAATACGGGGCCTTTCTCATGACAGGGACGGTAGGTTTCCTGATTCTGTGGGCTATAATCGGGATCTTTATGCCTTTTGCGCGCAATAAGTATCTCCTCTTCTATCATTCCATCATCGACGCCGTCAACCGGATTTCCAAGGGAGATTTCGATGTGACGATCAAGATGAATGAAGATTTTGAACATGAATACGGCATGCTGATCGACAGCATCAACAAGATGGCTGGCGAGCTGGGGGTAATGGAGAAGATGCGCCAGGAATTTATTTCGAATGTGTCCCATGAGATTCAATCGCCGCTTACGTCGATTCGCGGATTTGCCCATGCCTTGCAAAATGACGAATTGAGCGAGAAGGAGCGTCAGCATTACTTGCAGATTATCGAGATGGAAACGACAAGACTGTCCAAGTTAAGCGACAATTTGCTGAGGCTGACGTCCTTGGAATCAGAGCATCATCCGATCAAGCCTCAATCGTATCGCCTGGATCAGCAATTGCGCAATCTCGTATTGGCGAGTGAACCGCAGTGGGCTGCCAAAGCATTGGATGTCGAGTTGAACCTGGATAACGTTCATATTACGGCAGATGAGGATATGCTGAGCCAGGTGTGGGTCAATCTGATTCATAATGCCATCAAGTTCACGCCGGAGAGGGGCTTCATTCACATCGGACTGACGGTGCGCGAGCCCTATGTTGAAGTGAGGATTGAAGATAGCGGCATTGGAATCGATAAGGAGCATATCCCGCATCTGTTCGAGCGATTCTTCAAGGCCGATGTGTCCCGCAACCGGATGCAAGGAGGCAGCGGCTTGGGGCTATCCATCGTGCAAAAGATTGTTCAGCTCCATCAAGGAACGATTGCCGTGAGCAGCGAGAGAGGAAGCGGGTCTGTCTTTTGCGTGAAGCTGCCGCTGCATATGTCGGACCGCTATCAACAGGTTGAAAAAGAAGCGTACGCTAACCGTTGGGGGAACGGCGAATAACCGAACTGATGATGAGCCGGTATAAAATATCGGCATGACCATGCCCGATCCGGTAGCCCAGATCGGGCATGGTCACGAGGAATCAGGTGCCAGCCATTTATCCCAGTTGATCCGGCACGTTGGAGAAGATGCCGTCGATGCCGGCTTGCCGCAGCATGGCGGCCCACTCCGGCCGATCGACGGTGTAGGCGTACACCTTGCAGCCTGCCCCATGGCATTCCGCGATGAAGTCCGCGCCTGCGAACGAAAAATGGGGATGGACGCTGTAGACCGGGAAGGGCAGCGACTGGATATATTGCCCCGGACGGTAGAGGCGATCGGCCATTAGCATGCCGAGCTTCACGCCGGGCTCCAGGCGGGCTATCTTATCCAGCGCCTGATGGTCGAAGGAAGAGACGATAATCCGATCCAGCAGGCCGCGCTTCTTCACGGCATCGAGAAGCTTTTGTTCAATTCCGTCATAGAAGAACGGGATGTTCTTAATCTCGATGTTGGTGATCAGATCCTGGTCCTGCACCAGATCGAGGTATTCCTCAAGCAGCGGAATCCGTTCCTCCGTGAAGTCCCTGTGGAACCAGCTTCCCGCGTCAAGCGCGCGCAGTTCCTCCCAAGTCAGGTCCGCGATATAGCCCTGGCCCGACGTCGTGCGGGCGACATTTTCATCATGGATAATGACGAGCCGGCCGTCCTTCGTCTGTTGAATATCGAGCTCGATGCCGGCACAGCCGCGATCGATTGCCGCCCGAAAAGCGGCCATCGTATTTTCCGGCGCATATCCCGATGCGCCCCGGTGGGCAAATATGAACATGTTCGCCAACCCCCTGTTCATGATGGAGGCGGACAGGGAAGCGGAGGTCATTCTCCGCATCCTTGCCCGCCGGTTTATGGTTTATTTCGGCGCGTTCACCTTGTTGTCCTCTTCGATGAGCTTGTCGATTTTCGCGGTCAAGTCATCAACGGCCTTCTGCGGAGCGTCTCCCTGGTAGAGCTTCTCGATCGCTGTCGCGACTTCGTTGCGCGTCTCCGGGAAGACGGAGATCAGCGCTCCGCGGGTAGCGGAACCAATCTTCGTATTCTGGAGCTGCTTCACGGTCGTAAGGAACTGCGGCGCCTGCTCGTATTTCTCCTTCAAGACCGGTTCTTCATGCGCCGCTTTCGTGATCGGGAAATATCCGGTGCCCGCCGCCCATTCGGCCTGAACGGCAGGGGTCGTTACATATTTCATGAAGTCCCAGGCCGCTTCCTTCTCTTCTTCGGCGACGCTGTTCATCAGCCAGAGCGAAGCGCCGCCTACGATGACGCCGTTCGCCTCCTTGCCGTCCGGCGTCGGCAGGAACCCCGTGCCGACCTCGAAGGGCGAAGCCTGCATCACGCCCGCAATGCCCGCGGTCGAGTCCATATACATGGCGACCTTGCCGGCGCTGAAGGCCGCACGGATGTCATCCCATTGCCGCCCATAGTTGCCGAGCGTGCCGTCCTTGTTCATATCGTCAAGCCATTGGAAGATGCCGAGGCTTGCCGGGGAATTGAGCAGCGACTTGGTTGCGAGACTGTCGCGCCCATTGCCGTTATCCACGAAGTCGGCTCCTTGGTTGGCCAGCAATTGCTCGATGAACCAGCCGTAGATAAGCAGCGCGAACCCTTTTTCATTTTTCGCATTGTCGGTCAGCTTCTTGGCCATTTCCCGGACTTCCCCGAAGGTCTTCGGCGGCGCCTCCGGATCGAGTCCGGCCGCTTTGAATTTGTCCTTGTTGTAGATTAAGATGGCGTTCGATGTGTTGAACGGCAGCGAGTAGAGCTTGCCGTCGATTTGATAATAGCTGAGGATATTCTCCTCCCATTGGGACAGGTCGAATTTGTCTTGGTCAATCAGGTCCTGAACCGGCTGGATATAACCGCTGTTGACCATATACTTCGTTCCGATCTCCTGCACCTGCATCAGCGTCGGCGCTTCGGACGTGCCGCCCACCGCCTTGAGCTTCGTCAACGATTCCTCGTACGAGCCTTGGAAAATCGCATCGACGAAGTATTTGTCCTGCGATGCATTGTAGTCGTCCGCCATCTTGGCGATCAGTTCCCCGGCATTGCCGCTCATGGCATGCCAGAAGGTCACCTTGATACGTCCGTCATCCGATGTTCTCGCCTCCGAGCCGGACGAATTCGTGCAGCCGATAGCGGACAGCGACAGCACCGCCAGCAGCAGCATAACCACGCCTGCTTTCTTCACTTGCATATCCCCCTCGCGAAATTTTATCGATTGCGACAAGCCATGCTGATGAATCTATCCTTTTAATGCCCCGGACATCAAGCCGCGCTTGAGCTGCTTGAGGCTGAGGAACAAGAAAAGCAAGGTTGGCACGAGCACGATGACGACGCCGGCCATGACGACAGGCCAATTCGTGTTCGTCTCCTGGGCCTGCATCATCTTCAAGCCGATCTGCACGGTGCGGACGGAATTGTTGGTCGTCGTCAGCAGCGGCCATAGATACATGTTCCAGGTCGTCAAAAACCCGTAGACGCCGAGCGCGCTCAGCATCGGCAGGGACAGCGGAACGACGAATGACACCAGATAGCGCAGCCGGCCGCAGCCTTCCAATTGAGCGGATTCATGCAGCTCCTGCGGCAGCGTCAGAAAATGCTGGCGGAGCAGAAACACGCCGAAAGCCAGCGCGAAGAACGGCATCGACAAGCCTTGATATGTATTGACCCAGTTCAGGCCGACGATGGTCAAATAGTTCGGAATCATCGTCGCTTCCCACGGAATCATCATCGTTGAAATCAACAGGAAGAACACGAAGTTGCGGCCTTTGAACGGAATAAACACGATGGCGTAGGCCGCCAGGCTGCATACGATGATCTGGCCGATCATGACGGTGAGCGAGACGATCAGGCTGTTCACCATGAACTTGAGCAGCGGCACGCTCTTGAGCGCCATCGTGAAATTGTCGAATACGAAGCTGGCAGGGAACAGCTTGCCGGTCATAATCTCCTCGGTCGTCATCAGGCTGGCGAGGAGAGCATAGACGATCGGGAAGAACATGAGGCCAGCCGCCGCCAGCAGCAATATGTAGAACACCCATTTCTGGTAGAGCGCCATTTTCATTGATAATGCACCTTCTTTTCGCCGACTTTGAACTGAATCAGCGTCGCCAGCAGGACGATCAGGAACAGAATAATCGCTTGCGCGCTCGCGATGCCGAATTTGTAGTGAATAAAGGCGTTCTGATAAATGGAATACACAATGAGATTGGTGGATTCTGCAGGTCCGCCCTTGGTCAGGATGTCGATCTGGCCGAACGATTGAAAGGAATGGATGACAGTCACGATGATGACAAAAAACAGGGTCGGCGAGACCATCGGCAGCGTAATGCGGAACAAGCGGGACCAATAGCCGGCCCCGTCAATGCGGGCGCTCTCGTAAATGTCCTCGGGTATGCTCTGCAGCCCGCCGAGCAGGATGATGTAATTGAAGCCGACACCCATCCAGATGCTCGTCGCCGCGATAGAGATCAGCGCCCACTTCGGATCGGTGAGCCAATGAATCGGAGGCAGTCCTATCCAATCCAGCACATGGTTCAGGAACCCGATGCTGGGATGGAACAGGAACAGAAAGATCATCGAGCCTGCGGCCACCGATACGCCGACCGTGGAAGAGAAAATAACGCGGAAAAACTCGATTCCCCGCAGCTTCTCACTTGAGATGACGGCCAGAAAGAAGGCGAAGGCAACGCCAAGCGGCACCGTATAAAGCACGAACAAGAACGTGCCGGTCATGCTTGTCAGGAAGCTGTCGGACTGGAACAGGCCGGCGTAATTATCGAAGCCGACGAACATCACCGGAACGCCGCGCGCGTTCGTGGAGAAGAAGCTGTAATAAAGCGTTTTCAACATAGGGTAAAACGTAAAGGCCGATAAAATGATGAGCATCGGACTTAAATAGAGCAGGCCCGCTGCCAGGAGGCGCAGCGGCGAATCTTTCTTGCGGAGGGTTGTGGCAGATGGATCCATTTGACGATTCCCCTTTCTTAAGCAGCACAACGGTCAGAAAAAAAGAAGACCACAGAACGACCAAATGGCAGCTGCCAATTGGAACAAGCGTGGTCTTCTCCGTTTCCCGAAACCGGAATATTAACTTGCATCCCAGTATAAGTCACACAATATTAAAAATCAATACAAATTATGGTTGTTTGATGTGATATTTGCGCTTGACGCGATGGCGGGGATGTTGACGGGACGGCGGGAGGGCATTACGATAGCGGTAGCAGCAAGATTACCGCATAAGTGAAGAAGTAGAGCCATAGACCGAAGGGGGAGCGAGCTATGCATTTCGCCAACCAGTCCATCCTGCCGGCCGTAAGGCAGATGAAGGATATGGAAAAGCTGCTGGTCAGTCCGTTCGAATACATTGTGCTGCTGGATGTCCATATCGCGCAGCTGAAGCCTATTTTTCAGATGGTTCGTCCGCATAACAAGAAGCTGCTGCTGCATGTGGATCTGATTCAGGGGCTGCAGAACGATAGCTACGCGGCGGAATATCTGTGTCAGGAATTTACTCCGTACGGGCTTTTGTCGACGAAGGCGAGCGTCATCATCCGCGCGAAGCAGAAGGGCGTCGTCGCCATTCAGCGCATTTTCCTGATCGACAACAGCTCCTTCGAGAAGAGCGGCGCTTTGCTGGAAAAGACGAATCCCGACTATATCGAGGTGCTGCCGAGCCCGATGCTGCCTTATCTGAAGGAGTGGAAGACCGGACGCGACATTCCGCTTCTCGCCGGCGGCTTCATCCGGACCGAGGATGATGTGAACAGGGCGCTCCAAGCCGGAGCCGTGGCGGTCACCACCTCCAGCCAGACGCTCTGGAAGCAGTACGCCGCCGCGGGAGCGCGTCGGTAGTCATTGGCAAGGGCGGGCCGAGGCCATCGTATAAAGTCCCCGCTTCCTACTCATGTTATAGATGACCGTCTATGAAATGATGAGATAAAGGAGGAAGGGCAATGACCAATTACCGGGACAGCCGCCGGAAGAACCATCTCAACGCCTTCGAGGAGCAACCGGATATCGTCATCGGCAAGACCAATGCGTCTGCCGGCAAGAACGAAGACGTGGAATTCTCGATCGAGCAGGCGGACGCCGACGATCTGGAGGCGCTGGAGCGCGCCAGACGAGCGGATGAACGGGCGGAACGCCCATGAGTTACATTGAAGTGAAATTCCAGGACGAAGCGAAGGCCGAATCATGCGGGCGCAAGCTGAACGCGCTGCGGGCGCATGCCATTCAAGTCGTTCCCCGGGAAGATGGTTATATCGTATCGGCCGATGTGAACCATGCCGTGCTGGATCAGGCATATGCCGTCATGCGCGATTACGAGGGCACGCTATTGTAACGGAACAGAACTCCTGCGGCGAGCGGGCAAGACCGCTCGTTGTCTGGAGTTTTATTTTTGTGTACAATAAATAGAATGTGCGGACGGTTATAAATCGTACGGGGGAACACCGTTAAACTTGTCGGCACCGATATTATTCATAGGGGGAGTACCATCGTGCGCTGGCATGAATTAACGATACATACAAGAGAAGAAGCGGTTGAGATGATCTCGAACTTCCTGCATGAGGCGGGCGCGGGAGGCGTCTCGATCGAGGAATCCGGGACGCTGAACAAGGAGCGGGATACGACCTATGGCGAGCTGTATATCGCCCCGCTGAACGATATTCCCGAAGGCGAAGCGAAGATTCAAGGCTACTTCGCGGAAGGGACGGATCTGGCGGCGATCGAGGACGAGGTGGCCGGCCGCATTCAGGAGCTGCGGACGTACGGAATCGATCCGGGCGAGGCTTCCCTGTCCTGGCGCTCCGTTCATGAAGATGATTGGGCGGATGCCTGGAAGCAATATTTCAAGCCGGCGCGCATTACGAGCAAGCTGACGATCAAGCCGTCATGGGAGCCTTATACGCCGACGGCGGAGGAGCAGGTGATCGAGCTCGATCCCGGCATGGCCTTCGGCACCGGAACCCATCCGACGACGTCGCTCTGTCTCCAGGCGCTGGAGAGCGTCATTCAGGGCGGGGAAGACATCATCGATGTCGGAACCGGCTCCGGCATCCTGGCGATCGGGGCGTGCAAGCTCGGCGCCCGGCATGTGCTCGCCATCGACCTGGATCCGGTGGCGGTGAAGAGCGCCCGGGAGAATGTGGCGATGAACGGGCTCCATGACGACATTACGGTGCGGGAAGGGGATCTCCTCTACATGCTGAAGGCGAGCGGGACGGACGAAGCGCCGGCGCTTGGCGTAACGCTTCCTGTCCAGATCGTGGTCGCCAACATTTTGGCCGAGGTGATCCTGCTGTTCGTGGAGGATGTGTTCGCGGCATTGCAGCCGGGCGGAATATACATTGCCTCTGGCATTTACAAGAACAAGGAAGAAGCGGTAGAGCGGGAGCTGATTCGCCACGGCTTCCTCATCGATGCGAAGCATCGCGAGGAGGACTGGGTTGCTTTCGTCGCCACAAAACCAATGTAAAAAAGAATAGGAAAACCAGACTTTTTGAACATGTATGAGAAGAAAGCGAGGGAAGATATGGATTTTTTCAATAACTTTTTCGCCGTCAAGCTGGAGATGCTGCCGTTTCTCGTGTCGGTGCTGCTAATCGCCTTTACGGTCCATGAATTCGCGCATGCCTATTTTGCCTGGAAATTCGGGGATCCGACAGCGAAGCTGCTTGGCCGAGTCAGCCTGAATCCGGCGAAGCATGTCGACTTCCTCGGCATGCTGTTCTTCGTCATCGCCGGCTTTGGCTGGGCGAGGCCGGTGCCGGTGAACCGGGATAACTTCAAGCATCCGCGGCTGATGGGAATCGTCGTGTCCGCCGCCGGACCAATCAGCAATCTGCTGCTGGCTTTTATCGGGACCATCGTGATTCATCTTGGCCTCAAGTTCGGCTTCGTGCAGTTGGGATCTCCGGATCGCGTCCATTTGGCCATCTATTACTTTTTGAATTATTTCATCACTTATAACGTGCTGCTGTTCCTGTTCAACCTTATCCCGCTGCCGCCGCTGGACGGGTACCGCATTGTCGAGGATCTGGCGCCGCGCAGCCTGCGCCTGCGATTGCAGCAGTTCGAGCAATGGTCGATTCTCATTTTCTTCATGCTTGTATTGATTCCGCCGCTGCGGAACATGACGCTTACGCCGCTCTTCAATTTGATCGAGCCGATCGTCTTTAACTTTTCGCGGACCGCCGCTTATCTGGTCGGCATGTAGAATACCGTCCGGCGGGCGGAGGGATGGCGTGGACTTTCTGGAAATATCGCTGCAAATCTAGCGCATTGCGCTCAAAACGTGTATGATGAGGAATGTTGATTACGATGCAAAAATACTTTGTCAGCCCCGAAGCGTTCGGGGATCAGCACATACGGATTACCGGCGCGGATGCCCATCATATTGTCAATGTGATGCGGGCCAAGCAGGGCTTCACTTTTCTGGTGAGCGACGGCGCCGGCCGCGAGGCCGTGGCCGTGTTCGAGAGCGGCGACGGCGAGACGGCGATCGCCCGGCTGGAGGAGCTGGTCGCTGCCGATCGCGAAGCCGCAGTCGAGGTGACCATCGCCCAGAGCCTGCCGAAGGGCGACAAGATGGAACTGATTATACAGAAATGCACGGAGCTGGGGGCGGCGGGATTCCTTCCGTTCCTGTCGGAACGCACAGTGGTGCAGTATGACGCGAAGAAGGAAGCGAAGCGGCTGGAGCGCTGGGCCAAGATTGCGAAGGAAGCGGCCGAGCAGTCGCACCGCAACCGCGTCCCTGATATTGCGGCGCCTGTCGCCTGGGCGAAGCTGACCGGCCAGTTCGCGGCCTATGATCTCGTGCTGATCTGCTATGAGGACGAGCAGGGTACGCGGCTCCGCGACGTGCTGGAGCCTTTCTGCGAAGCGCAGCGCAGCCGGGAGGCAGCCCGCATTCTGGTCGTGATCGGACCGGAAGGCGGGTTTTCGCTGCGTGAGGTGGAAGCGGCCACGGCGGCCGGGGCGGCCTGTGTCAGTCTCGGGCGCCGCATTTTGCGGACAGAGACGGCGGGTATGGCGGCCTGCGCCTGTATCATGTATCAATTCGGAGAAATGGGAGGAAGTTGAACAATGCCATCGGTAGCGTTTTATACGTTGGGCTGCAAGGTGAACTTCTACGATACGGAAGCCATTTGGCAGCTGTTCAAGCAAGAAGGTTATGAGCAAGTCGACTTTGAAGCGACGGCTGACGTCTATTTGATCAATACATGCACCGTTACAAATACCGGCGACAAGAAGAGCCGCCAGATTATCCGGCGGGCTGTCCGCCGCAATCCGGACGCCATCATTGCGGTGACCGGCTGCTACGCGCAGACCTCCCCGGCCGAGATTCTCGATATTCCGGGCGTCGATCTCGTCATCGGCACGCAGGATCGGGACAAGCTGATGGATTATATCGCCCAGCTTCAAGCCGAGCGCCAGCCGATCAACGCCGTGCGCAATATTATGAAGACGCGCGCGTTCGAGGAGCTGGACGTACCGGATTTCGCGGAGCGGACACGCGCATTTTTGAAGATTCAGGAAGGCTGCAACAATTTCTGCACCTTCTGCATCATTCCGTGGTCCCGTGGGCTGTCCCGCAGCCGCGACCCGCAAAGCGTCCTGAACCAGGCCCGTCAGCTTGTGGCGGCAGGCTATAAGGAGATTGTGTTGACCGGAATCCATACCGGAGGCTACGGCGACGATCTCGAGAACTATGATCTGACCGATCTGCTCTGGGATCTGGACCGCATCGACGGATTGGAACGGGTGCGCATCAGCTCGATCGAAGCGAGCCAGATCGATGATCGGATGATCGACGTGCTGAACCGTTCGTCGAAGATGTGCCGCCATCTCCATATTCCGCTGCAGGCCGGCAACAATGAAGTGCTGAAGCGCATGCGGCGCAAATATACGGTAGAGGAGTTCGGCGACAAGATCGCCCGCATCCGCGAGGCGATGCCGAATGTGGCGATTACGACGGATGTAATCGTCGGCTTCCCGGGCGAGACGGATGAACAATTCCGGGAAGGCTACGAATTCATGAAGCGGGTCGGATTCTCCGAGATGCACGTCTTCCCGTACTCCAAGCGTACCGGAACGCCAGCGGCGCGCATGGAGGATCAGGTGGACGAGGAAGTGAAGCATGCACGCGTTCACGATCTGATCGATCTGTCGGAGCAGATGCAGCTCGCCTACGCCGAGACGTTCGTCGGGCAAGTGCTTGACGTCATTCCGGAACGCGATTATAAAGGGGCTCCGGGAAGCGGCCAAGTGATGGGCTATTCCGACAACTACCTGCAGATCGTGTTCGACGGCGACGAGTCGCTGATCGGCCAGCTGTGCCGCGTCAAGGTGACAAAGGCCGGCGTGAACGAATGCTTCGGCGTGCTGACCCGGGTGCTCGGGGAAGAAACGGGCGCGCAGGCAGCCAATATGTAATGAGGTAGAACAAAGAGGATTCCACTGTCGCTTCGTATGCAAGGAGCAGGTGAAATCCTCTTTCCTTTCGGTTACGATATACATATTCATCAGTTTCAATTAGGCGGGCTGAAAGAGGCAGGAGCACGCCGCATACTTTGTA contains the following coding sequences:
- a CDS encoding response regulator transcription factor produces the protein MATILVVDDDPHIREFVTVLLQKEGFRTTEASDGVEALRLMESDRADLVVLDIMMPNMDGWELCRELKALHDIPLLMLTAKGDTSQKVKGFNLGTDDYLVKPFEPMELVVRVRALLRRYQIAASQIVHIGRVVVNRQTFEITSGSEKFTLPLKEFELLFKLGGVPGRTCSREQLIEEIWGYDYEGNERTLDVHINRLRERFSASEHGFRIKTIRGLGYRLEVLE
- a CDS encoding sensor histidine kinase, which translates into the protein MKRFKTTKTWRKIKFIGSIVVILLFMYASWSIAYLINPILLRWFGWELTEYGAFLMTGTVGFLILWAIIGIFMPFARNKYLLFYHSIIDAVNRISKGDFDVTIKMNEDFEHEYGMLIDSINKMAGELGVMEKMRQEFISNVSHEIQSPLTSIRGFAHALQNDELSEKERQHYLQIIEMETTRLSKLSDNLLRLTSLESEHHPIKPQSYRLDQQLRNLVLASEPQWAAKALDVELNLDNVHITADEDMLSQVWVNLIHNAIKFTPERGFIHIGLTVREPYVEVRIEDSGIGIDKEHIPHLFERFFKADVSRNRMQGGSGLGLSIVQKIVQLHQGTIAVSSERGSGSVFCVKLPLHMSDRYQQVEKEAYANRWGNGE
- a CDS encoding glycerophosphodiester phosphodiesterase, translating into MFIFAHRGASGYAPENTMAAFRAAIDRGCAGIELDIQQTKDGRLVIIHDENVARTTSGQGYIADLTWEELRALDAGSWFHRDFTEERIPLLEEYLDLVQDQDLITNIEIKNIPFFYDGIEQKLLDAVKKRGLLDRIIVSSFDHQALDKIARLEPGVKLGMLMADRLYRPGQYIQSLPFPVYSVHPHFSFAGADFIAECHGAGCKVYAYTVDRPEWAAMLRQAGIDGIFSNVPDQLG
- a CDS encoding ABC transporter substrate-binding protein; this translates as MKKAGVVMLLLAVLSLSAIGCTNSSGSEARTSDDGRIKVTFWHAMSGNAGELIAKMADDYNASQDKYFVDAIFQGSYEESLTKLKAVGGTSEAPTLMQVQEIGTKYMVNSGYIQPVQDLIDQDKFDLSQWEENILSYYQIDGKLYSLPFNTSNAILIYNKDKFKAAGLDPEAPPKTFGEVREMAKKLTDNAKNEKGFALLIYGWFIEQLLANQGADFVDNGNGRDSLATKSLLNSPASLGIFQWLDDMNKDGTLGNYGRQWDDIRAAFSAGKVAMYMDSTAGIAGVMQASPFEVGTGFLPTPDGKEANGVIVGGASLWLMNSVAEEEKEAAWDFMKYVTTPAVQAEWAAGTGYFPITKAAHEEPVLKEKYEQAPQFLTTVKQLQNTKIGSATRGALISVFPETRNEVATAIEKLYQGDAPQKAVDDLTAKIDKLIEEDNKVNAPK
- a CDS encoding carbohydrate ABC transporter permease, translated to MKMALYQKWVFYILLLAAAGLMFFPIVYALLASLMTTEEIMTGKLFPASFVFDNFTMALKSVPLLKFMVNSLIVSLTVMIGQIIVCSLAAYAIVFIPFKGRNFVFFLLISTMMIPWEATMIPNYLTIVGLNWVNTYQGLSMPFFALAFGVFLLRQHFLTLPQELHESAQLEGCGRLRYLVSFVVPLSLPMLSALGVYGFLTTWNMYLWPLLTTTNNSVRTVQIGLKMMQAQETNTNWPVVMAGVVIVLVPTLLFLFLSLKQLKRGLMSGALKG
- a CDS encoding carbohydrate ABC transporter permease; translated protein: MDPSATTLRKKDSPLRLLAAGLLYLSPMLIILSAFTFYPMLKTLYYSFFSTNARGVPVMFVGFDNYAGLFQSDSFLTSMTGTFLFVLYTVPLGVAFAFFLAVISSEKLRGIEFFRVIFSSTVGVSVAAGSMIFLFLFHPSIGFLNHVLDWIGLPPIHWLTDPKWALISIAATSIWMGVGFNYIILLGGLQSIPEDIYESARIDGAGYWSRLFRITLPMVSPTLFFVIIVTVIHSFQSFGQIDILTKGGPAESTNLIVYSIYQNAFIHYKFGIASAQAIILFLIVLLATLIQFKVGEKKVHYQ
- a CDS encoding glycerol-3-phosphate responsive antiterminator, which gives rise to MHFANQSILPAVRQMKDMEKLLVSPFEYIVLLDVHIAQLKPIFQMVRPHNKKLLLHVDLIQGLQNDSYAAEYLCQEFTPYGLLSTKASVIIRAKQKGVVAIQRIFLIDNSSFEKSGALLEKTNPDYIEVLPSPMLPYLKEWKTGRDIPLLAGGFIRTEDDVNRALQAGAVAVTTSSQTLWKQYAAAGARR
- a CDS encoding YfhD family protein; its protein translation is MTNYRDSRRKNHLNAFEEQPDIVIGKTNASAGKNEDVEFSIEQADADDLEALERARRADERAERP
- the prmA gene encoding 50S ribosomal protein L11 methyltransferase, producing the protein MRWHELTIHTREEAVEMISNFLHEAGAGGVSIEESGTLNKERDTTYGELYIAPLNDIPEGEAKIQGYFAEGTDLAAIEDEVAGRIQELRTYGIDPGEASLSWRSVHEDDWADAWKQYFKPARITSKLTIKPSWEPYTPTAEEQVIELDPGMAFGTGTHPTTSLCLQALESVIQGGEDIIDVGTGSGILAIGACKLGARHVLAIDLDPVAVKSARENVAMNGLHDDITVREGDLLYMLKASGTDEAPALGVTLPVQIVVANILAEVILLFVEDVFAALQPGGIYIASGIYKNKEEAVERELIRHGFLIDAKHREEDWVAFVATKPM
- a CDS encoding site-2 protease family protein, which gives rise to MDFFNNFFAVKLEMLPFLVSVLLIAFTVHEFAHAYFAWKFGDPTAKLLGRVSLNPAKHVDFLGMLFFVIAGFGWARPVPVNRDNFKHPRLMGIVVSAAGPISNLLLAFIGTIVIHLGLKFGFVQLGSPDRVHLAIYYFLNYFITYNVLLFLFNLIPLPPLDGYRIVEDLAPRSLRLRLQQFEQWSILIFFMLVLIPPLRNMTLTPLFNLIEPIVFNFSRTAAYLVGM
- a CDS encoding 16S rRNA (uracil(1498)-N(3))-methyltransferase, with amino-acid sequence MQKYFVSPEAFGDQHIRITGADAHHIVNVMRAKQGFTFLVSDGAGREAVAVFESGDGETAIARLEELVAADREAAVEVTIAQSLPKGDKMELIIQKCTELGAAGFLPFLSERTVVQYDAKKEAKRLERWAKIAKEAAEQSHRNRVPDIAAPVAWAKLTGQFAAYDLVLICYEDEQGTRLRDVLEPFCEAQRSREAARILVVIGPEGGFSLREVEAATAAGAACVSLGRRILRTETAGMAACACIMYQFGEMGGS